Within the Iodidimonas sp. SYSU 1G8 genome, the region ATGGGCCGGCGCGTCGTTCGTATGTACCCTTGCGGACGCAGGCCGTCTATGGCCACGGTTCAGCGGCGCCCGTGGCGCTCCAGCACCGCGCGGTACGCCGCGGGCAGAGGCGTGCCGCGGCGGGCGGCCAGATCGATGAACACTTCGGTGCCCAGGCAGGTCGCGGCGCAGGCGTCGCCGACGAACAGGCCCTGGCCGAGGGTGAACGAGCTGGTGCCGACCCGCGTCACGCAGGTGCCGATCTCGACGGCGGCGCCCAGGTGAATCTCGGCGAGATAGCGCACATGGACGTCCGCCAGCACGAAGCCGGTGCCCGCGAGACGCTCCAGGTCGCCCATCACGCTCATGCGCGCGGATTCGAAGAAGGTGACGATGACCGCGTGATTCACATGGCCCATCATGTCGAGATCCCGGTAGCGCACCTGGACATCGCTCCACGCCGCGAAGGCGGCGCGCTGGTTCAGTCCCTCGTGACCGCTCGGCGGGGCTGTCATGCTCATTGCCGCAGGGTCAGGCGGTCGCCGGTCACCTGATAGCCGGACAGACGGTTGAGGAAACTCATGCCGAGCAGCGAGACGCCCATGTCGCCCTCGGCGACGGAGGCGGCCACGTTGCGCACGTCGATGGGGCCGATGGCGACGCTGTCCAGCGTCACCGGCGCGCCGCGCATGGTGCCGTTGGCGGTCTGGTAGATGCGGGTAAACTCGCGCTCAGACGGCGAAAGGCCCAGTCTGTCGGCATCCTTGCGCGACAGGGCGATGTCACTGGCGCCGGTATCGACCATGAACAGGATCTCCTTCCCCTCCACTTCGACCTGCGCGTAGAAATGCCCGTCGGACTGGGCAAAAAGCGTCACCTCGCGGGTGCCGTCGGTGGTGGTGTTCGCGACACCGCGGGCCGGCGCCAGATTGCCCGTCACCCGATCGCGCGCCATGCCGAATTCGTGCCGAAACGAGTAGAGCAGCGCCAGGCTGGCGACGATGGCCATCCAGATCGCGACGTGGCGCAACGTGCGGCCCGGGTTGGCCCGGAACACGCCCGCCATGCTGACGCCGACGACCGACAACAGCAAGAGTAGATAGACCAGTCTAGGCCATTCGAAGGTGACGCCGGGAGCGTCGGGGAACGCGACGAGCAGGGCGACGACGATGCCGACGATCCCGAGCAGGAAGATGACGGCCCAGAAGCAGCCGCCCTGCCCGCCGGGCTCATCGCCGTCGGGATCGTATCGATAGTCCGCCATTCTAGTCCTTGCCGAAAACCAGCATCACATTACCGGGCATATGGAAATATAGACCATAGCCCGAGTTGGCGAACAGCATTCCATTCGCCGTGACCGGTCCGGAGGAGCCGCCGAACGACCCGCCATGGGCCTGCTCGCCCGAGACGGTGATCACCGGGGGCGCGGTGTCATGCTGCCAGACGATCTCGCCCGTCCGACTGTCATGAATACGCAGCACGCCATCCATGGAGCCAGCCAGCACGATGCCCGGCGCGGCGGTGACGGCCTGCGAGATGCCGGCATGGCAGAATTCGCGTCCCGCGCAGCCGGCGCCGGTGTAAGGCTGCTTCCAGGCGAATTCACCAGTCTTCATGTCGAGGGCGAACAGGCCGGGCCGTCCCTCTTCCTTGTAGGTCCGCCCGTCCGGCGCATCGTTGATGCCGACGAACAGGAGGTCGCCTTCCGCCGCCATGCCGAAGTGCACGCCGCCCTGAATGGCGCCGCGCCCGACCTGGTTCTGCCAGACGACTTTCCCGGTCGCCGGATCCAGCGCATGGACCTCGCCGGACTTCTGGCCGCCGACCACGAGGTCGCGCCCGTCGCTCAGCGTGACCAGCATGGTGGCCGCGCCGAAGTCGAAATCCGGACCGTTCTCCATGGGGCAGTTATCGTCATTGACCGTGTCGCATGCGCCGTTCCACGCGTCGTTGGCCGTGCCCTGGAACGTCCACTTCACCTTTCCCGTGTCCATATCGAGCGCGAAGATGGCATCGCTGGTCAGGGTGGCGGGCGAGGACAGGTTTTCGGCCGTGCCGAAATAGAGCTGGCGGCGCTTGAGATCGAGCGCCGGGCTGTTCCACACCGCCGCGCCGGACGGGCCATAATTGTCGGTGCCGGAGCGGTTCTTGCCGGTCAGCGCCGGTTCCTGGTCGATGGTGTAGGTCTGCCAGACCTTCTTGCCGTCCGCGGCGTCATAGGCCACGACCGAGCCCCGGAACTTGCAGCATTCATATTTCGGGTCGGTCGGCGGCCCCGTCTCCAGCGAGGAGACCGGCACGTAGAGGCGGCCCTCGTGATAGGAAGGCGAGCCCGTGATGGTGGCGTTGGGATGGTCGTCGGGCCTGTCGCGCCAGATCAGCGTGCCGTCGAGCGCGTTGATCGCATAGACATTGCCGAGAATGTCGCCGAAGAAAGCGCGCGGCCGCGCGGCCTTGTCGCCGCTGGTCCACGGCTCGATGACGATGGCGGTACGCACCTCGCCCGAGGCCTCGAACGTCCAGCGCAGACAGCCGGTCTGCTGGTCGAGCGCGTAGACCTTGCCGTTCTGGGCGCCGACATGCACCGCGCCGCCCGCCAGACTGGGCTGGGAGCGCGCGCGGTTCGCGCCCGGATAGGCGAATGCCCATTTCAGCTTCAACGTGGCGAAATCCGTCTTCGCCAGCGGCTTCGCGGATGCCGGAATCAGACGCGTATTGCTTTCCTGCAGCCCCCAGTTACGCCCCACGGGAGTGTCCGCATAATCAAATACAGACCTGTCCGCATGGCACAACTGTGGCTCCAGCATCTTTACTTCGCCCATGTGCTTGCCGGCGAGATATTCGGCGACTTGCACCTTCTGCTCCTCGCTCAGCCCCGCGGCTTCGTCCTTCATCACGCCGGTCGTCAGCGCCCGCAGGATCGCTTCGGGCGTCATCATGGAGATCATGGATTCGTGGGGCGCCTTGGGCATGCCGCCCTCGTGACAGGCCGCGCAGGTCTCCTTGAAGATGGCCCGGCCCGGCATGGCCTCACGCGCCTTCCGCGCCTCGACCAGCCGCTCCATGCTTTCGCTGGCGCTCCGGTCGACGCTGAAGCCGGGATCGTTCGCCGCCGCCTGCTCGGGCGCGGGCGGCGCGGTATCATCGCCGCACGCCGCGAGACCGGCCGCGATCACCGCCGCCAGGGTAAAACGCCGGGCGGCGCGCAATCCTTCCTGAAGACCGATCATCGCCGCTACTCGGTGCCGAAGACCAGCAGCACGTTGCCGG harbors:
- a CDS encoding TIGR02281 family clan AA aspartic protease, yielding MADYRYDPDGDEPGGQGGCFWAVIFLLGIVGIVVALLVAFPDAPGVTFEWPRLVYLLLLLSVVGVSMAGVFRANPGRTLRHVAIWMAIVASLALLYSFRHEFGMARDRVTGNLAPARGVANTTTDGTREVTLFAQSDGHFYAQVEVEGKEILFMVDTGASDIALSRKDADRLGLSPSEREFTRIYQTANGTMRGAPVTLDSVAIGPIDVRNVAASVAEGDMGVSLLGMSFLNRLSGYQVTGDRLTLRQ
- a CDS encoding PQQ-binding-like beta-propeller repeat protein; this encodes MIGLQEGLRAARRFTLAAVIAAGLAACGDDTAPPAPEQAAANDPGFSVDRSASESMERLVEARKAREAMPGRAIFKETCAACHEGGMPKAPHESMISMMTPEAILRALTTGVMKDEAAGLSEEQKVQVAEYLAGKHMGEVKMLEPQLCHADRSVFDYADTPVGRNWGLQESNTRLIPASAKPLAKTDFATLKLKWAFAYPGANRARSQPSLAGGAVHVGAQNGKVYALDQQTGCLRWTFEASGEVRTAIVIEPWTSGDKAARPRAFFGDILGNVYAINALDGTLIWRDRPDDHPNATITGSPSYHEGRLYVPVSSLETGPPTDPKYECCKFRGSVVAYDAADGKKVWQTYTIDQEPALTGKNRSGTDNYGPSGAAVWNSPALDLKRRQLYFGTAENLSSPATLTSDAIFALDMDTGKVKWTFQGTANDAWNGACDTVNDDNCPMENGPDFDFGAATMLVTLSDGRDLVVGGQKSGEVHALDPATGKVVWQNQVGRGAIQGGVHFGMAAEGDLLFVGINDAPDGRTYKEEGRPGLFALDMKTGEFAWKQPYTGAGCAGREFCHAGISQAVTAAPGIVLAGSMDGVLRIHDSRTGEIVWQHDTAPPVITVSGEQAHGGSFGGSSGPVTANGMLFANSGYGLYFHMPGNVMLVFGKD
- a CDS encoding thioesterase family protein — translated: MTAPPSGHEGLNQRAAFAAWSDVQVRYRDLDMMGHVNHAVIVTFFESARMSVMGDLERLAGTGFVLADVHVRYLAEIHLGAAVEIGTCVTRVGTSSFTLGQGLFVGDACAATCLGTEVFIDLAARRGTPLPAAYRAVLERHGRR